Genomic segment of Anaerobacillus alkaliphilus:
TGGTGTAAAAGGGGTAATTGTACCACTTGTTGTCTATACAGCTCCTTATATCGCTAGGTTAATGGAAACATCATTACTTGAAGTAAACAAAGGTGTGATTGAAGCGTATGAGGCAATGGGGATTAAAACGCGACATATTATCTGGCACGTCATGGTTCGAGAAGCTCGCCCTTCGATGGTGCTTGGCTTGACGATTGCGACGATTGGATTAATTGGCGCAACAGCGATGGCTGGATTAGTTGGTGCAGGTGGATTAGGTGACTTAGCTTACCGTTTCGGACATCTTCGTTATGAAGAGGACGTAATGATCGTTACGGTTATTTTACTTATTATTCTTGTTCAAGGAATTCAATCGATTGGAAATCGCGTTGCAGCTAAGTTGAAAAAGGATTAGGAGTGGCGTTTGATGGGGAGTGTTGATCTTTCTACATTGAAAGTTGTAGAAGAGTGGGAAAGAAAGGCGAAAGAAATTTTACCCAAAGGGGCCTATGATTATGTCAACAGTGGCTCTGGTAAGGAAGAAACATCTACCAAGAATGTTCAAGTATTTTCCAAATGGAGCCTCGTGCCTCGCATGTTACGAAACGTCAAGACGAGTAGTTTAGCTACCAAGCTATGGGGCGTGACATTAGCAACGCCAGTCATGCTTGCCCCTGTGGGTTTTCAAACGGTGATCCATCCGAGTGGGGAGTTGGCAGCGGCAAAGGCAAGTGATAAATTGGGCATTCCTTACATCACAAGTACAGTTTCTTCTTATAATATAGAAGCAATTGCTTTAGCTGCTCCAACTACGCCAAAGTTCTTTCAACTGTATTGGCCTGGGGATGATGAGATTGCAGTCAGTTTTGTTCGTCGTGCTGAACAAAGTGGCTACACAGCAATTGTCCTAACTGTAGATACTTCTGTTATTGGCTACCGGGAACGTGATTTGCAAAATCAGTATTTTCCCCTTCGACAAGGAGCGGGAATGGCGAATTATCTATCGGATCCTATTTTCCAAAAAAAATATAATGCTGAAGGAAGTAATGAACAAACAGAGTTAATAGGAAAAATTGCACCGTTAATTTTTAACCAAACACTTACATGGGAAAAAGTTGCTTGGCTAAAAACAAAAACGTCATTACCGGTAATTATTAAAGGAATTCTTCATCCAGCTGATGCGAAGCTTGCTAAGGCTTATGGTGTTGATGGAGTTGTCGTGTCTAATCATGGTGGTAGACAATTAGATGGAGCGATTAGTTCATTAGAAGCTTTACCTGCAATTGCAAAAGAATTAAAAGGTGAGATGCCGATTTTCTTTGATGGTGGAATTCGCCGTGGCTCAGATATTATCAAAGCACTAGCACTCGGTGCAGATTTCGTTTGTGTTGGTCGGTTGTATGCCTATGGTTTAGCTTTTGGTGTAGAAGGCGTTTATACAGTTCTCAAAAATTTAATCAGTGATTTGGATGTTAGTCTAGCATTAACAGGAGTGACTTCAATTTCTGAAGTTGATGATACAATAATAGTAAAAAATACGTAACAATTTTAGGCTGCTGAGGCAGTCTATTTTCTTTTCATAAAATTAGAGATTTAGAGTTGATTACCTAGTATAATAACGTCAAAAGAGATTAAGAGGTGGCAAAGGTTGAATATTTCGTTCTCAAATAAAATGAGTCAATTTGAAACTCTTATTTTTAGTGAGTTAGCAAACTACAAAAAACAAAAAATAGCACAAGGTATCGAGATCATCGATTTAAGTATTGGAAGCCCAGATTTACCACCGCCGGAATCCGTCATGGAGGTATTGGCCAAAGAAGTAAAAAATCCATATCAATATGGCTATTCAATGACAGGAACAAAGGACCTACGTAAGGCGATTACGGATTACTACGCTAAGAATTTTGATGTTGTCATTCAACCTGAAAATGAAATAGAAGTGATGATGGGATCACAAGATGGACTCGTGCACTTACCAATGGTAGTAGCAAACCCTGGAGATCTGATTCTCGTTCCTGATCCAGGCTATACCGCTTATTCAACCGGAATTAGCTTGGCTGGTGCTACCCCTTATCCAATGCCTTTGAAAGAGCAAAATGGCTTTTTACCAGATCTAGAGGCAATTCCTGTTGAAGTAAGGGCAAAAGCAAAACTGATGATCTTAAACTTTCCTGGAAACCCAGTTCCGGTATTAGCGACACATGAATTTTTCAACACAGTTGTTCAGTTTGCGAAAAAACATAACATAATTGTCCTGCACGATTTTGCTTACTCAGAGCTTTATTACGACGAGAAGCCAATTTGTTTCTTATCGGTAGAAGGAGCAAAAGATGTAGGCATTGAGTTCAATTCCTTGTCTAAAAGCTTTAACATGGCTGGGTGTCGTATTGGGTACCTTGTAGGTAACTCTCAAATTATTGGTGCTTATAGTAGATTGAAATCCAATCTAGATTATGGGGTTTTCACACCAATTCAAAAAGCGGCAGTGTCAGCGTTGGAAAACTCAACAAGTTTTAGCGAGGATTTAAGAACGATCTATAAAAGAAGAAGAGATATTCTGGTTGAGGGGCTAAACGAATTAGGTTGGAAGGTGGATGCACCGAAGGCATCGATGTTTATTTGGGCGAAAGTACCGGATAATTATACTTCTACAACCTTTGTCTATCGATTGATTGATGAAACTGGAATTGTTATCACACCAGGTAATGCTTTCGGGGAAGAAGGAGAAGGTTACGTTCGAATTGCGCTCGTTCAAACTGAGGAGTTGTTAATGAAGGCAGTAAAGAAATTAAAAGATAGTCAATTTTTTAGCTAATGAACGTTTAGTTATAATATGAAGATACTTAAGTAATAAAACAATCTAAAAGAGGAATGCTAAGATCAAAAAGGAAGATCTTACATGAACAAAACGAGTAGAAATATACTTTTTCTAATGACAGTTCTGCCTTGGCTTACCATTCCCTTCATTGGTGTAAAGACACTAAAGAGATACATTCCTGCTTCATTGTTTATGGTACTGTACCTAATTGCGGAAGGATCCTATGCGGAAAAGAATAAATGGTGGTGGTTCACCACAACTAAGAAACCGAATTTTCTTGGAGAAATGCCCTTAATTTTTGGTCCGTTTTTGGTGGGATCGTTGTGGATTTTAAAATATACCTTTGGGAACTTTAAACTCTATCTATTGGTAAATCTAATAATTGATTCAATCTTTACGTATTTATTCACTACTTTGTTTAAGAGAATGGGTTACGCAACGTTAGTACGATTAAAAAAAGTTGAGTTATCGATTGTTTTTATTGTAAAAATGCTTCTATTATATTTGTTTCAAGTTGTATACGATAGGTACCGGAAAGCTGTTAGCATCAATACCAATAAATTTTAGAGTCGGATACGTCATTGTTTTGGCGTATTCTTTTTGACAGTGTGTTGTTATGATGGCAATGAGGTGCCTGCATCTGTACAAACGGATATGATGAAAAGCAACCCCTACCTAATGACAGATACTAGTTTAGTTAAGTCATCATTATATAATCATCCCGCTCATACTTCACTATCAGCTCAAAAAAACGTTGAAATAGAACTTGATTTTTACCGACAAAAATTAGACTTTATTCATGTCGTTGCCCATGAAGTCCGCAATCCGTTAACGGTTATAAAATAATTTGCTACCGGATCATGATGTACAAGCTAAACTTAGCCTAATAGAAGACTATTCTGTAGCAATTGATCATGAGATACATCA
This window contains:
- a CDS encoding methionine ABC transporter permease produces the protein MNFSILEFYEKWGSNIWKASIETFQMVTIALSISVLIGLPLGVLLVLTRPNKSLENKYVYQVLNVLINIIRSIPFIILLFFILPFTKLLVGTSIGVKGVIVPLVVYTAPYIARLMETSLLEVNKGVIEAYEAMGIKTRHIIWHVMVREARPSMVLGLTIATIGLIGATAMAGLVGAGGLGDLAYRFGHLRYEEDVMIVTVILLIILVQGIQSIGNRVAAKLKKD
- a CDS encoding alpha-hydroxy-acid oxidizing protein, yielding MGSVDLSTLKVVEEWERKAKEILPKGAYDYVNSGSGKEETSTKNVQVFSKWSLVPRMLRNVKTSSLATKLWGVTLATPVMLAPVGFQTVIHPSGELAAAKASDKLGIPYITSTVSSYNIEAIALAAPTTPKFFQLYWPGDDEIAVSFVRRAEQSGYTAIVLTVDTSVIGYRERDLQNQYFPLRQGAGMANYLSDPIFQKKYNAEGSNEQTELIGKIAPLIFNQTLTWEKVAWLKTKTSLPVIIKGILHPADAKLAKAYGVDGVVVSNHGGRQLDGAISSLEALPAIAKELKGEMPIFFDGGIRRGSDIIKALALGADFVCVGRLYAYGLAFGVEGVYTVLKNLISDLDVSLALTGVTSISEVDDTIIVKNT
- a CDS encoding LL-diaminopimelate aminotransferase, whose amino-acid sequence is MNISFSNKMSQFETLIFSELANYKKQKIAQGIEIIDLSIGSPDLPPPESVMEVLAKEVKNPYQYGYSMTGTKDLRKAITDYYAKNFDVVIQPENEIEVMMGSQDGLVHLPMVVANPGDLILVPDPGYTAYSTGISLAGATPYPMPLKEQNGFLPDLEAIPVEVRAKAKLMILNFPGNPVPVLATHEFFNTVVQFAKKHNIIVLHDFAYSELYYDEKPICFLSVEGAKDVGIEFNSLSKSFNMAGCRIGYLVGNSQIIGAYSRLKSNLDYGVFTPIQKAAVSALENSTSFSEDLRTIYKRRRDILVEGLNELGWKVDAPKASMFIWAKVPDNYTSTTFVYRLIDETGIVITPGNAFGEEGEGYVRIALVQTEELLMKAVKKLKDSQFFS